In the genome of Bacteroidia bacterium, the window AGCATGCCGATAGGCAGTGCGAAGCGTTAGCGAAGCACCGAAGCGAAGCGCAGTGCGGAATGCCCCGACCCTTGCGTTAGCAAGGGGCACGCCCAAAAAAGTATCTTTTAGACCTAAAATCACTTCAAAACAAAATTCCAAATAAAGTTGTATTTTTGCTACAATGAAACGTTTTGTTCCTGTATTGATAGCATTGAGCATAGCTAAACTTGAATCAGCCCAACAGTTACATTCTATTGGCGCCCCTGTTAACACTACACACACAGAATATGCTCCTGCTATCAGCCCCGATGACAAAACTATTATTTTTCAAAGCAGCCGACAAGGGGGAGTGTACAAACTCTACGAATCTAAATACGACGAAAAAACTAAAAAATGGTCTGAACCTAAATACTTATCCAACATTAACAATTTTTTTGAAAGCAAAACCTACATATTCGGACCTTGCTTGAGCTATGACGGCAATTACTTGTACTTCTGCACAGATGAAAAAGGTATGGGCGCTATGGATATATGGGTCTCTCGTAGAAAAGGCAAAGAATGGACAACACCAACAAATTTAGGTCCTCCTATAAATACAGAAGGCTACGACGGCTTTCCTGCCATTTCTGCGGATGGAAAAGCACTCTACTTTATGCGAGATAACAAGTCAAGCAATAATAAAACTAACTCAGGATTAGAATGTTATGAATTATATGTATCCTACAAGCAGCCTGATGGTTCTTGGGGTGAACCTCAAAAATTACCTCCACCTGTTAATTTAGGTTGTGAACGTATACCGCGCATCATGCCTGATGGAAAAACGCTTTATTTTGCTTCTTATAGACCTGGTGGTAAAGGGGACTTAGATATCTACAAATCTGTATTAGGTCCAGATGGAAAATGGAGTAATCCCCAAGCACTTGACTTTATGAACACTAGTGGACCTGATAACACAGGTTCAATCAACGCAGCATGCGATAAAATGTACATTGCTTCAAAAGCAGGTAACAATTGGGATATCTTTTACGTAGGTATCCCCCCTGAATACCGCCCTGCTACTACAAACATTGTTGTAGAAGGCACTATTGCAGATAGTACCACTCAAAAGCCTGTTCCCGCTAAAATACAAGTAGCCGACTTAGAAACCAAAGAAATTCTCATAGAGCAAGAAAACAATGCTCACGACGGTACTTACATGGTAGTAGTGCCAACTGGCAAGGACTACGAAATTACAGTTTCTGCCAAAGGCTACTTTTTTAACTCAATGGAAATAAACGCAAAAGAAATTACTACTTACCAAGAAATAGACAAAGATATCAAATTGGAAAAACTCAAAAAAGATAAGCCCGTTCCCCTCAATCACATATATTTTGATTTTGACTCTTACAAACTCAAGCCCGAGTCTTACATTGAATTAGACAAAGTAGTTCGTTTGATGCAAGAAAATCCTGAAATTAGAATAGAACTAAGCGCTCATACTGATGATAGGGGAAAAGATGACTACAATATGATTCTTTCAAATAATCGCGCTAAGGCTGCAGCAGAATACATTATCTCCAAAGGGATAGATAAAAATCGGATTGTGCCTCGCGGCTACGGAGAAACTAAACCTATCGTACCCAATACTACTGATGAAAATAGAGCCATCAATCGTAGAGTAGAGTTTAAGATCTTGTAGCAAAAGTATGAAATGGCTTTCTAAACTTGCGATTATATTGGGTAGCCTTTGTTTCTTAGGATGTCCCAAACCCGAAAAAAATAAAATACAAAACTATTCTACTACTCAAAAAGATCCCTCTTTTGGAGATTGGGTTGTTTTAGGAATTCTTACAGAACCTGATAACCTTAATCCTTTTATGGGTATTTCTGCATACTCCATGTATATTTTTCCGTTCCTGTATCAATCTTTGACAGTTTTAGATTATGTTACCAACGTTGAAAAACCCCTTTTGTCTCAAGATTTGCCCACAGTTTCGGAAGATGGATTAAGATACACTTATCAAATTCGCCCTGATGCCATTTGGGATAATGGCAGCCCTATTTTAGCCGAAGATATTCTTTTTACCTTAAAAGCTGTTTTACACCCTTACACACAAACTGATGTAATTAAACCTTATTTTGCTACTATCAAAGACATTGAGCTATACCCTGATAATCCCCGAAAAATTACCTTTATTCTCAAAGAAAAATACATACTTTCCCGATATGTGATAGGTTCTATGTATGTTTTGCCGCGTTATATCTACG includes:
- a CDS encoding OmpA family protein — translated: MKRFVPVLIALSIAKLESAQQLHSIGAPVNTTHTEYAPAISPDDKTIIFQSSRQGGVYKLYESKYDEKTKKWSEPKYLSNINNFFESKTYIFGPCLSYDGNYLYFCTDEKGMGAMDIWVSRRKGKEWTTPTNLGPPINTEGYDGFPAISADGKALYFMRDNKSSNNKTNSGLECYELYVSYKQPDGSWGEPQKLPPPVNLGCERIPRIMPDGKTLYFASYRPGGKGDLDIYKSVLGPDGKWSNPQALDFMNTSGPDNTGSINAACDKMYIASKAGNNWDIFYVGIPPEYRPATTNIVVEGTIADSTTQKPVPAKIQVADLETKEILIEQENNAHDGTYMVVVPTGKDYEITVSAKGYFFNSMEINAKEITTYQEIDKDIKLEKLKKDKPVPLNHIYFDFDSYKLKPESYIELDKVVRLMQENPEIRIELSAHTDDRGKDDYNMILSNNRAKAAAEYIISKGIDKNRIVPRGYGETKPIVPNTTDENRAINRRVEFKIL